TCTGAACTTGTTAAAAAAGCagaagataatttcttttgctgggtGCTTCACTCAgatatttctccttcacttactgGGTGGGGTTGAAATGGTACTGTTGGTCTCCATGGCTTTTGACAGATATGTGGCCATTTGTAAGCCCCTACACTACATGACCATCATGAACAAGAAGGTATGTGTTTTGCTTGTAGTGACCTCATGGCTCTTGGGTCTCCTTCACTCAGGGCTTCAGATACCCTTTGCTGTGAACTTGCCCTTTTGCAGTCCCAATGTGGTAGACAGCATTTTTTGTGACCTCCCTTTGGTTACTAAGCTTGCCTGTATAGACACATATTTTGTACAAATAGTCATTGTTGCCAACAGTGGCATAATCTCCCTGAGctgtttcattattttgcttATCTCCTACAGTCTGATCCTCATAACCGTTAAGAACCACTCTCCTACTGGGCAATCTAAAGCCCATTCCACTTTGACTGCTCATATCACAGTGGTGATTCTCTTCTTTGGCCCATGCATCTTCATCTATATCTGGCCCTTCAGCAACGACTCTGTAGATAAGTTCCTTGCTGTATTTTACACCATCATCACTCCTATCTTGAATCCAATTATCTATACtttgagaaacaaagaaatgaagatatcCATGAGAAAACTCTGGAGGGCTTTTGTGAATTCTAGAGAAGATACTTAGGTTAAAAATATAATggtacaggctgggcgtggtggctgatgcctgtaatcccgggagGGAtattgggggaaccagcccccagtatttcaatgtaagttcttttctattttccctaagtgtcggccggtctgagaaataaagggacagagtacaaaagagagaaattttaaagctgggtgtccggggaAGACATCACATGacggcaggttccgtgatgccccccaagccgcaaaaccagcaagtttttattatggatttcaaaaggggagggagtgtacgaatagggtgtgggtcacagagatcacatgcatcacaaggcaataaaatatcacaaggcaaatgggggcagagcaagatcacaggaccagggtgaaattaaaattgctaatgaagtttcatgTCCCACTtggcacacattgtcattgataacttcttatcaggagacagggtttgagagcagacaactggtctgactaAAATTTACTAGGCAAGAATTTCCTCATCCTATTAGGCCTGGGggtgctatgggagactggggcttctTTCATCCCTTATCGACAACCTTATAAGACAGACATTGCCAGTGCggccattttagagacctccccctaggaatgcattctctttctcagggttattccttgctgagaaaaagaattcagcaatatttctcctattcaCTTTTGtgagaagagaaatatgactctgttctaCCCAGCTtacaggcagtcagacctaatggttatctctcttgttccctgaacatcgctgttatcctgttctttttttgaagtgcccagatttcatattgtttaaacacacattcCTTATGGACAATTTGTGCCATTAACACAATCATCACGGGGTCCTGAGGCCACCTACATCCTCAGTTTAagaagatgacgggattaagagattaaagtaaagacaggcataggaaatcacaagagtattgattggggaagtgataaatgtccatgaaattttcacaatttatgttcagagattgtaGTAAAGAcaagcataagaaattataaaaatatgaatttggggaacGAATAAATGTCCGTGacatcttcacaatttatgttcttctgtcacAGCTTCAGcaggtccctccattcagggtctcTGCCTTCCTGCAAcagagccaaggcaggtggatcacttgaggtcaggagtttgagaccagcctggccaacatggagaaaccctgtctctaccaaaaatacaaaaattagccaggtgtggtggtgcatccctgcaattccagctgctcaggaggctgaggcaggagaattgcttgaacccaggatgcagaggctgcagtgagctgagattgtgtcactgccctccagcctgggtgacagagtgagactccatctcaaaataataataataatagtagcagagaaacaattattttttatatttttaaaggtttcctTTAAGTATAGAGTTATTAGATACACTGAGATGAAGGCAAGTAAAATGCAGTAAGATTACAGTAGTCAGATactcaagaatatttttaatgtagtaccaaaaataataaattatttatttttaaaatgttgactgAGTTATAAAAGTTGTCAAAGACTCACTTTTCCTTCAGAGGAGCTTGATAGATATGTACTTTGTTTAGGTATTACAATGGCTTTTgatgtaaatgaaataaagtgaatCCTCAAAATGTGTGTCACATTTTTGTTGTATAATTGATTTAAATGACTTGGCACTCACTGTGACATCATGTTTGGTTCTCTGTCTTCTTTACAATATTAATGTCTAAGTCAGCACTTATATGCAATGTCTCCTAAGAAACCAGTAATTCAGACTTTCTGTATCTACCTACACTCATTTTTCTTATAGCTTCCAAAATGAGAATTCATGAAGATACCTTTATGGTtgttaatattataaaatctCAATCCCACCTCCTTGTCCCCATGTATTTCAATTCAAAAAAACTACGCATctgactccaaaaaaaagaaaattatacattcTAGGTAAATGAATTCTGGTCCTAGAACCAAGATGGTTTTCTTGTGTGACTGTGTGCTGAGCACCGGCTCAGCCACCATAGAGAATTAGTTTCTACCTCAAACCCAGAGCCACTGCAACTCTGCACTTATCCATACTTCCATCACAAGGTCCATGGCTATTTCAAAAGCACCTGCATCTTGCATACCATTATAGTTTGGGCAGTGGAATTCCTGGGCCCAGAAACTGCTGCCATTACTATCCCAAACCACAGATCTGTAGTACCTCCATTCATACCTGCACTTATGGCTCCAGATCCATGGCTTCCCCTAGGTTACCCCTCGTCAGACATTTATGCCAAAACCACCACAAGCAGTTTCTCAAGCTGGACCCAGTGCCAAGAGGGATTTCCCCAGCCACAACATCCCCAGTGGGAGAAAAAGGGATAGAAAGGACTTTAGCAGCCCTAGCCACCAAAGACCACAACAATTTTTGTCACCACATCAAACATCTACAACATTGGCTACTGAAGTTCCCTACAATCTTCATCAATGCCAACCTCAGCTGGTAGAGCTACACAAGCACGAAACTGCTGCACCTTCACAATAGTCA
Above is a window of Nomascus leucogenys isolate Asia chromosome 20, Asia_NLE_v1, whole genome shotgun sequence DNA encoding:
- the LOC100594009 gene encoding olfactory receptor 4K17 — encoded protein: MALYFSLILHDMSDLFFLSTGHLRASCMMESMKLLNQSQVSVFILLGLTSSQDIQFLLFALFLVIYVVTVLGNLLIIVTVFNTPNLNTPMYFLLGNLSFVDMTLASFATPKMILNLLKKQKIISFAGCFTQIFLLHLLGGVEMVLLVSMAFDRYVAICKPLHYMTIMNKKVCVLLVVTSWLLGLLHSGLQIPFAVNLPFCSPNVVDSIFCDLPLVTKLACIDTYFVQIVIVANSGIISLSCFIILLISYSLILITVKNHSPTGQSKAHSTLTAHITVVILFFGPCIFIYIWPFSNDSVDKFLAVFYTIITPILNPIIYTLRNKEMKISMRKLWRAFVNSREDT